Below is a window of Undibacterium sp. YM2 DNA.
ACTCCCTTGAAAGTTGATGTTATCAAAGACCGTGGCATGCCTAAAATAACTGAAGCGGGTGCAATTGAAAATGTCTATCGCCTGCAAGTCATGAACACCCAGGAGTCGGCGCGGCATTACAGTGTGGCGGTAGAGGGTGCTGCTGGTGCAATGATCGTCAACTCTGCGAATATTGAAGTTGGCTCTGCGACTACGAAGGCATTCCCGGTCAGGGTCAGGGTGCCAGCCAATGTATTGGCAAGCGGGTCTAACCGCATACGTTTTGTCGTTAAGGATATCGATGCGCCAGAAGTAACGGTGACTGAAAAAGCCGTGTTTACTGTTCCACGTTAGGAGAAGAAAATGGAAGCCAGTCTGATGCCCCCAAAATCCAGGCGTGATACCTGGTACAAAGAACCTTGGTTGCTGCTGGTGGCTGGTGGCCCGGCCTTCGTGGTTTGTGCAAGTCTGTATACCGGTTATATCGCCATGCATGGCGCTGACAAGGTTGTTGCCGAAGATTATTACAAGCAGGGCCTGATGATCAATAAGGATATACAGCGTGACGCCAAGGCCAGGGAGTTGCAACTGAATGCCTATATCAATGCGGACTTCGCCAAAGGCAAGATCGTATTGCAAGTCAGTGGCAAGGGTGATTTGCCTGAGACCATACAACTAAGCCTGGCCAATGCGGCAGTTGGCGGTAATTCGGTAAGCGAGGTGATACGTCGCTTACCGATGAAGCGTACGGCCACAGGTCAATATGAAGGTGACCTCAAACTGATGCCAAATGCCGGAGAACAAGCTGTAAAACTGTTTCATATCAAACTGGA
It encodes the following:
- a CDS encoding FixH family protein, whose product is MEASLMPPKSRRDTWYKEPWLLLVAGGPAFVVCASLYTGYIAMHGADKVVAEDYYKQGLMINKDIQRDAKARELQLNAYINADFAKGKIVLQVSGKGDLPETIQLSLANAAVGGNSVSEVIRRLPMKRTATGQYEGDLKLMPNAGEQAVKLFHIKLETTDWRLTGDWFDPGQKPVQLNAAK